The following proteins are co-located in the Polymorphospora rubra genome:
- a CDS encoding acyl-CoA dehydrogenase family protein, whose protein sequence is MDFRLTEEHEALRSSVREFANEVVAPVIAEHYENHTFPYEIVRQMGKMGLFGLPFPEEHGGMGGDYFALCLALEELARVDSSVAITLEAAVSLGAMPIHRFGTAAQKARWLPMLTSGEALAAFGLTEPGFGSDAGGTATRAVLDGDHWVINGSKAFITNSGTDITALVTVTAVTGTNPDGSKELSTIIVPSGTPGFTVQPGYSKVGWCASDTHELSFDDCRVPAENLLGERGRGFAQFLRILDEGRIAIAALGVGLAQGCVDESIKYARERHAFGRPIGNFQAIQFKIADMEMRAHTARLAYYDAAARMLAGADFKRQAAIAKLLSSETAVDNAREATQIHGGYGFMNEFPVARFWRDSKILEIGEGTSEVQRMIIARDLGL, encoded by the coding sequence ATGGACTTCAGGCTCACCGAGGAGCACGAGGCACTGCGGAGCAGCGTTCGGGAGTTCGCCAACGAGGTGGTGGCCCCGGTCATCGCCGAGCACTACGAGAACCACACCTTCCCGTACGAGATCGTGCGGCAGATGGGCAAGATGGGGCTGTTCGGGCTGCCGTTCCCGGAGGAGCACGGCGGAATGGGGGGCGACTACTTCGCCCTCTGCCTGGCCCTGGAGGAACTGGCCCGGGTCGACTCGAGCGTGGCGATCACCCTGGAGGCCGCGGTCTCGCTGGGCGCGATGCCGATCCACCGTTTCGGCACCGCTGCCCAGAAGGCCCGCTGGCTGCCGATGCTGACCAGCGGCGAGGCGCTGGCCGCCTTCGGCCTCACCGAGCCGGGCTTCGGCTCCGACGCCGGCGGTACGGCGACCCGCGCCGTTCTCGACGGTGACCACTGGGTGATCAACGGGTCGAAGGCGTTCATCACCAACTCCGGCACCGACATCACCGCGCTGGTGACCGTCACCGCCGTTACCGGCACCAACCCCGACGGGTCCAAGGAACTGTCGACCATCATCGTCCCGTCCGGCACCCCCGGCTTCACCGTCCAGCCGGGCTACTCGAAGGTCGGCTGGTGCGCCTCGGACACCCACGAACTGTCCTTCGACGACTGCCGGGTCCCGGCGGAGAACCTGCTCGGCGAGCGTGGCCGGGGCTTCGCCCAGTTCCTGCGCATCCTCGACGAGGGCCGCATCGCCATCGCCGCGCTCGGCGTCGGCCTGGCGCAGGGCTGCGTCGACGAATCGATCAAGTACGCCAGGGAGCGGCACGCCTTCGGCCGGCCGATCGGCAACTTCCAGGCCATCCAGTTCAAGATCGCCGACATGGAGATGCGGGCGCACACGGCCCGGCTGGCGTACTACGACGCGGCGGCCCGGATGCTGGCCGGCGCCGACTTCAAGCGCCAGGCCGCCATCGCCAAGCTGCTGTCCAGCGAGACCGCGGTCGACAACGCCCGCGAGGCGACCCAGATCCACGGCGGGTACGGCTTCATGAACGAGTTTCCGGTCGCCCGCTTCTGGCGCGACTCGAAGATCCTGGAGATCGGCGAGGGCACGTCCGAGGTGCAACGCATGATCATCGCGAGGGATCTCGGGCTGTAA
- a CDS encoding acyl-CoA carboxylase subunit beta yields MTLDGEALEQLRKRVRAGGAEKYHAANAAKGKLFARERIALLVDEGTFVEDGLYANAGAEGLPADGVVTGTAEIDGRQVCLMANDSTVKAGSWGARTVEKIIRIIERAYDAGLPMVYLVDSAGARITDQVDLFPGRRGAGKIFWNQVRASGSIPQVCALFGPSAAGGAYIPAFCDVVAMVEGNASMYLGSDRMVEMVTGEKTTLEAMGGAKVHCAESGVGHFLCKTEADALDVVRRYLSYLPANWTQRPPAVTAVPAPSNVDLAALVPASERQAFDMRRYAKGLLDEGSFLEIQALWAKELTIGFGRLDGEVVGVVANNSMFKGGVLFVDSADKATRFVQLCDAFNVPLLFLSDVPGFMVGTAVEKQGIIRHGAKMITAISEATVPKICVVVRKAYGAGLYAMAGPGFEPDATIALPTAKIAVMGAEAAVNAVYANKIAAIADPDERAAFVAARREEYERDIDIVRLASELVVDTIVEPADLRTELVRRFAAARHKDRSFSRRRHGVTPV; encoded by the coding sequence GTGACGCTCGACGGCGAGGCACTGGAGCAGCTCCGCAAGCGGGTCCGGGCCGGTGGCGCGGAGAAATACCATGCGGCGAACGCGGCCAAGGGCAAGCTCTTCGCCCGCGAGCGGATCGCGCTTCTCGTCGACGAGGGCACCTTCGTCGAGGACGGGCTCTACGCCAACGCCGGCGCCGAAGGGCTCCCCGCCGACGGGGTCGTGACCGGCACGGCCGAGATCGACGGTCGGCAGGTCTGCCTGATGGCCAACGACTCGACGGTCAAGGCCGGCAGCTGGGGCGCCCGTACGGTCGAGAAGATCATCCGGATCATCGAGCGGGCGTACGACGCCGGGCTGCCGATGGTCTATCTGGTCGACTCCGCCGGGGCCCGGATCACCGACCAGGTCGACCTGTTCCCCGGCCGGCGGGGCGCCGGCAAGATCTTCTGGAACCAGGTACGCGCCTCCGGCTCCATTCCGCAGGTCTGCGCGCTCTTCGGCCCGTCGGCCGCCGGCGGCGCCTACATCCCGGCCTTCTGCGACGTGGTCGCCATGGTCGAGGGCAACGCCAGCATGTACCTCGGGTCGGACCGGATGGTCGAGATGGTCACCGGGGAGAAGACCACGCTGGAGGCGATGGGCGGCGCGAAGGTCCACTGTGCCGAGTCCGGGGTCGGTCACTTCCTGTGCAAGACCGAGGCCGACGCCCTCGACGTCGTCCGGCGTTACCTGTCCTACCTGCCGGCCAACTGGACCCAGCGTCCGCCGGCCGTCACCGCCGTGCCCGCACCGTCCAACGTGGACCTCGCCGCGCTGGTGCCGGCCAGCGAGCGGCAGGCGTTCGACATGCGCCGCTACGCCAAGGGGCTGCTCGACGAGGGATCGTTCCTGGAGATCCAGGCGCTGTGGGCCAAGGAACTGACCATCGGGTTCGGCCGACTCGACGGCGAGGTGGTCGGTGTGGTCGCCAACAACTCGATGTTCAAGGGCGGCGTGCTCTTCGTCGACTCCGCCGACAAGGCGACCCGGTTCGTGCAGCTCTGCGACGCCTTCAACGTGCCGCTGCTCTTCCTGTCGGACGTACCCGGGTTCATGGTCGGCACGGCCGTGGAGAAGCAGGGCATCATCCGGCACGGCGCCAAGATGATCACCGCGATCTCCGAGGCGACCGTACCCAAGATCTGTGTCGTGGTCCGCAAGGCGTACGGCGCCGGCCTCTACGCGATGGCCGGCCCGGGCTTCGAGCCGGACGCCACGATCGCGCTGCCGACCGCCAAGATCGCGGTGATGGGCGCCGAGGCCGCGGTCAACGCCGTCTACGCCAACAAGATCGCGGCGATCGCCGACCCGGACGAGCGGGCGGCCTTCGTGGCCGCCCGGCGCGAGGAGTACGAGCGCGACATCGACATCGTCCGGCTGGCCAGCGAACTCGTCGTCGACACCATCGTCGAACCGGCCGACCTGCGCACCGAACTCGTCCGGCGGTTCGCCGCCGCCCGCCACAAGGACCGCAGCTTCTCGCGGCGCCGACACGGCGTCACCCCCGTCTGA
- a CDS encoding hydroxymethylglutaryl-CoA lyase — translation MGELPAKVSIREVGPRDGLQNEDPVPTGAKIKLLDALSATGVGRIEAVSFVHPKAIPQMADADEVWAGATPADGVRYSALVPNSRGARRALAAGFTEVEVVVSASDTHNRRNVNRSTAESLDDIAGLIALLHDAGATAEVIVATSFGCPYEGDVDPARVAGIVDRVLADGADRIAFGDTTGMGTPRRVRELVSAVRERQPDAPLLLHFHNTRGTALANLLTALELGVTEFDASVGGLGGCPYAPGASGNVATEEVVHMLHDMGVDTGIDLDRLIEVAEYAEEIVGRQLPSGVLRAGPRTRLG, via the coding sequence ATGGGCGAGTTGCCGGCGAAGGTGTCGATCCGCGAGGTGGGTCCGCGCGACGGACTGCAGAACGAGGACCCGGTGCCGACCGGGGCGAAGATCAAACTGCTGGACGCGCTGTCGGCCACCGGAGTCGGGCGGATCGAGGCGGTCTCGTTCGTGCACCCGAAGGCGATCCCGCAGATGGCCGACGCCGACGAGGTGTGGGCCGGCGCCACCCCGGCCGACGGGGTCCGCTATTCGGCCCTGGTGCCGAACTCGCGGGGTGCGCGGCGGGCGTTGGCGGCCGGGTTCACCGAGGTCGAGGTGGTGGTCTCGGCCAGTGACACGCACAACCGGCGCAACGTCAACCGGTCGACGGCGGAGTCGCTCGACGACATCGCCGGCCTGATCGCACTGCTGCACGACGCGGGCGCCACCGCCGAGGTGATCGTGGCGACCAGCTTCGGCTGCCCGTACGAGGGGGACGTCGACCCGGCCCGGGTGGCCGGGATCGTCGACCGGGTGCTGGCCGACGGGGCCGACCGGATCGCGTTCGGGGACACGACCGGCATGGGCACCCCACGTCGGGTGCGGGAGCTGGTGTCCGCGGTCCGGGAACGTCAGCCGGACGCCCCGCTGCTGCTGCATTTCCACAACACCCGGGGTACGGCGCTGGCGAACCTGCTGACGGCACTGGAGCTGGGGGTGACCGAGTTCGACGCCAGCGTCGGCGGGCTCGGGGGCTGTCCGTACGCGCCCGGGGCGAGCGGCAACGTGGCGACCGAGGAGGTCGTGCACATGCTCCACGACATGGGTGTGGACACCGGAATCGACCTCGACCGGCTGATCGAGGTGGCGGAGTACGCCGAGGAGATCGTCGGCCGTCAGTTGCCGTCCGGGGTGTTGCGGGCGGGTCCACGTACCCGTTTGGGGTAG
- a CDS encoding TetR/AcrR family transcriptional regulator, with amino-acid sequence MTSAGAGEAATPATRRRSRRDEILDIAVGLFAARGYHGVSMDDIGSAAGVTGPALYHHFAGKEAMLVAALIPVSESLLEGGRQRVAEHPDDPAAALESLINFHVDFALANPAVIALHLHELDRLPDEPRRQIRRLQRLYVEEWVTVLTGLHPGRVAAESRVLAHAAFGLMNSTPFLGGEVDRHRRASLLRAATLAALRAATDS; translated from the coding sequence ATGACATCGGCCGGGGCGGGGGAGGCGGCCACGCCCGCCACCCGCCGCAGATCCCGCCGCGACGAGATTCTGGACATCGCGGTCGGACTTTTCGCCGCGCGCGGCTACCACGGCGTCTCGATGGACGACATCGGCTCGGCGGCCGGGGTCACCGGGCCGGCGCTCTACCACCACTTCGCCGGCAAGGAGGCGATGCTGGTCGCCGCCCTGATCCCGGTGAGCGAGAGCCTGCTCGAAGGCGGCCGGCAGCGGGTCGCCGAGCATCCCGACGATCCCGCGGCCGCCCTGGAGTCGTTGATCAACTTCCACGTCGACTTCGCGCTGGCCAATCCGGCGGTCATCGCCCTGCACCTGCACGAGTTGGACCGCCTGCCCGACGAGCCGCGCCGGCAGATCCGGCGGTTGCAGCGGCTCTACGTGGAGGAGTGGGTCACCGTGCTGACCGGGCTGCACCCGGGCCGGGTCGCCGCGGAGAGCCGGGTGCTCGCCCATGCCGCCTTCGGCCTGATGAACTCGACCCCGTTCCTCGGCGGCGAGGTCGACCGGCACCGGCGGGCCAGCCTGCTGCGCGCCGCGACGCTGGCCGCGCTGCGGGCTGCCACCGATTCGTGA
- a CDS encoding HSP90 family protein: MDRTFQVDLRGVVDLLSHHLYGSPRVFVRELLQNAVDAITARRAVEPDAPAVVRFEPPALTGDGTLRVHDSGIGLTEAQVHELLATIGRSSKRDELGFARHEFLGQFGIGLLSCFLVADEIRVTTRRGDDRTVLWTGYADGRYAVELAAPDAGRSEPGTTVTLVPRRDTDRWFGMPTVTELARLFGSLLPVDVRVGDVSTTTGPPPWTVGGSPAARHRALISYAQETLGFTPFDVVPLSVPEAGLTGAAFVLPVPVNPAARAGHRVYLKRMLLTEAADGLLPDWAFFAQCVVDASELRPTASREALYEDGLLEATREALGDQLRGWLVRLAGSDPNRLAEFLRVHHLGVKALALHDDEMLRLVDEWWPMETNTGQLTLAEFRQRHGLIRYAASVDEFRQLAAVAAAQDLPVVNAGYTYDAELIERLPALGRDVLIERLEPSDLTTRFDTLDPAVELALRPFVTAAQRSLDRLGCEVVVRAYDPASLPALYLVSRAAAFQDQLETTREKADELWAGVLQAFAASGPPERPQLVLNHRNPLVRRVTTLGDPDLVGLAVEALYGQALLLGHHPIRPADAALLNSSFLGLLGRAVPEQE, from the coding sequence GTGGACCGCACCTTCCAGGTCGACCTCCGAGGCGTGGTCGACCTGCTCAGTCATCATCTCTACGGCAGCCCACGGGTGTTCGTCCGGGAACTGCTGCAGAACGCCGTCGACGCGATCACCGCGCGGCGCGCCGTCGAACCCGACGCGCCCGCCGTCGTGCGGTTCGAGCCGCCCGCGCTGACCGGCGACGGCACGCTGCGGGTGCACGACAGCGGCATCGGGCTCACCGAGGCGCAGGTGCACGAGCTGCTGGCCACCATCGGGCGCAGCTCCAAACGCGACGAACTGGGCTTCGCCCGCCACGAGTTCCTCGGCCAGTTCGGCATCGGCCTGCTCTCCTGCTTCCTGGTGGCCGACGAGATCCGGGTGACGACCAGGCGCGGCGACGACCGTACGGTGCTGTGGACCGGATACGCCGACGGCAGGTACGCGGTCGAGCTGGCCGCGCCGGACGCCGGCCGCTCCGAGCCGGGCACCACCGTCACCCTGGTGCCCCGGCGGGACACCGACCGGTGGTTCGGCATGCCGACCGTTACCGAGCTGGCCCGGCTCTTCGGCTCGCTGCTGCCGGTCGACGTACGCGTCGGCGACGTGTCGACGACCACCGGCCCACCGCCGTGGACGGTCGGCGGGTCGCCGGCCGCCCGCCACCGCGCCCTGATCAGCTACGCCCAGGAGACGCTCGGCTTCACGCCGTTCGACGTGGTGCCGCTGTCGGTGCCCGAGGCCGGCCTGACCGGTGCCGCCTTCGTGCTTCCGGTCCCGGTCAACCCGGCGGCGCGGGCCGGGCACCGGGTCTACCTGAAGCGGATGCTGCTGACCGAGGCCGCCGACGGGCTGCTGCCGGACTGGGCGTTCTTCGCGCAGTGCGTGGTCGACGCCAGCGAGCTGCGGCCGACCGCCAGCCGTGAGGCGCTCTACGAGGACGGTCTGCTGGAAGCCACCCGCGAGGCGCTCGGCGACCAGCTGCGGGGCTGGCTGGTCCGGCTCGCCGGCAGCGACCCGAACCGGCTCGCCGAGTTCCTGCGGGTGCACCACCTCGGCGTCAAGGCCCTCGCGCTGCACGACGACGAGATGCTCCGGCTCGTCGACGAGTGGTGGCCGATGGAGACCAACACCGGCCAGCTCACCCTGGCCGAGTTCCGCCAGCGGCACGGCCTGATCCGCTATGCGGCCAGCGTCGACGAGTTCCGCCAGCTCGCCGCGGTCGCGGCGGCGCAGGACCTGCCGGTGGTCAACGCCGGATACACGTACGACGCCGAACTGATCGAGCGGCTGCCGGCGCTCGGCCGCGACGTGCTGATCGAACGGCTGGAGCCCAGCGACCTGACCACCCGGTTCGACACCCTCGATCCGGCGGTCGAGCTGGCGTTGCGGCCGTTCGTCACCGCGGCCCAGCGGTCGCTGGACCGGCTCGGCTGCGAGGTCGTGGTGCGGGCGTACGACCCGGCGTCGCTGCCGGCCCTCTATCTGGTTAGCCGCGCCGCCGCGTTCCAGGACCAGCTCGAGACGACCCGGGAGAAGGCCGACGAGCTGTGGGCCGGCGTGCTCCAGGCGTTCGCCGCGAGCGGCCCGCCGGAGCGCCCGCAGCTGGTGCTCAACCACCGCAACCCGTTGGTCCGGCGGGTCACCACGCTCGGTGACCCGGATCTGGTCGGCCTGGCCGTGGAGGCGCTCTACGGCCAGGCGCTGCTGCTCGGTCACCATCCGATCCGGCCGGCCGACGCCGCGCTGCTCAACAGTTCCTTTCTCGGCCTGCTGGGCCGGGCCGTCCCCGAACAGGAGTGA
- a CDS encoding VanZ family protein: protein MTQVWRDWGPVLVASAVALPLAGLVAVLLTRLRRRSGLPVRVAAWRSVAEIGMVAGTLPWIWMILTPRPAPRTLDPVPLRGLVDLLTGSPAVAVVQIGGNLLVFAALGFFAPIRFAALSRPAGPLRRTASGALRLLAVGAAGSVLVETLQYALDLGRVSAVDDVLVNGAGAMLAALAARRWWADGDPDRVAVPARPGDPERSSPRRSE from the coding sequence GTGACGCAGGTGTGGCGGGACTGGGGACCGGTGCTGGTGGCCTCGGCCGTCGCGCTGCCGCTGGCCGGGCTGGTCGCCGTACTGCTGACCCGGCTCCGGCGACGGTCCGGGCTGCCGGTCCGGGTGGCCGCATGGCGCAGCGTCGCGGAGATCGGCATGGTGGCCGGCACGCTGCCCTGGATCTGGATGATCCTCACGCCGCGGCCGGCACCCCGCACGCTCGACCCCGTGCCGCTGCGTGGGCTCGTCGACCTGCTGACCGGCAGCCCGGCGGTCGCGGTGGTGCAGATCGGCGGCAACCTGCTCGTCTTCGCCGCGCTCGGCTTCTTCGCCCCGATCCGGTTCGCCGCGCTGTCCCGGCCGGCCGGCCCGCTGCGCCGTACGGCGTCCGGCGCGCTGCGGCTGCTCGCGGTCGGCGCGGCTGGTTCGGTCCTGGTCGAGACCCTGCAGTACGCGCTCGACCTGGGCCGGGTGTCGGCAGTGGACGACGTGCTGGTCAACGGCGCGGGCGCCATGCTGGCCGCGTTGGCCGCCCGGCGCTGGTGGGCTGACGGCGACCCCGATCGGGTGGCGGTTCCGGCCCGACCGGGCGACCCGGAACGGTCATCTCCCCGTCGGTCGGAGTGA
- a CDS encoding sulfurtransferase produces the protein MSVPHDPSPSLQSYADPGRLVTTQWLAEHLGTDGLVVVESDEDVLLYESGHIPGAVKVDWHLELNDQDSRDYLHPKQFAELCEAKGIGRDDTIVFYGDNFNWWAAYALWVFSLFGHRDLRLLDGGRQKWSAEGRELTRDRTTPKPASYPVPDRDDASLRAFRDQVLGHVAAGRPLVDVRSPGEYTGELLHMPDYPQEGALRGGHIPGAVNKPWKSAANEDGTFRSADELRAIYADQLGLSSADDVIAYCRIGERSSHTWFVLRHLLGYPQVRNYDGSWTEWGNLVRAPVVRGDKPGGLMG, from the coding sequence ATGTCGGTTCCCCACGATCCCTCGCCCAGCCTTCAGTCGTACGCCGACCCCGGGCGCCTGGTCACCACGCAGTGGCTGGCCGAGCACCTCGGCACCGACGGCCTCGTGGTCGTCGAGTCCGACGAGGACGTGCTGCTCTACGAGAGCGGCCACATCCCCGGCGCGGTCAAGGTCGACTGGCATCTCGAACTCAACGACCAGGACAGCCGCGACTATCTCCACCCGAAGCAGTTCGCCGAACTCTGCGAGGCCAAGGGCATCGGCCGGGACGACACGATCGTCTTCTACGGCGACAACTTCAACTGGTGGGCGGCGTACGCGCTCTGGGTCTTCAGCCTCTTCGGCCACCGCGACCTGCGGCTGCTCGACGGCGGCCGGCAGAAGTGGAGCGCCGAGGGACGGGAACTGACCAGGGACCGCACCACCCCGAAGCCGGCCAGCTATCCGGTGCCGGACCGCGACGACGCCAGTTTGCGCGCCTTCCGCGACCAGGTGCTCGGACACGTCGCCGCCGGCCGACCACTGGTCGACGTACGGTCGCCGGGGGAGTACACCGGCGAACTGCTGCACATGCCGGACTACCCGCAGGAGGGCGCGCTGCGCGGCGGCCACATCCCCGGCGCGGTCAACAAGCCGTGGAAGTCGGCGGCGAACGAGGACGGCACGTTCAGGTCGGCCGACGAACTGCGGGCGATCTACGCCGACCAGTTGGGACTGTCGTCGGCCGACGACGTGATCGCGTACTGCCGGATCGGGGAGCGGTCCAGCCACACCTGGTTCGTGCTCCGCCACCTGCTCGGCTATCCGCAGGTACGCAACTACGACGGCTCGTGGACCGAGTGGGGCAACCTGGTCCGCGCTCCCGTCGTACGCGGCGACAAGCCCGGCGGCCTGATGGGCTGA
- a CDS encoding SGNH/GDSL hydrolase family protein has translation MRWRSYVAVGDSFTEGMDDPYPDGTFRGWADLVATRLAAEAGPDFGYANLAIRGRLFPAVVAEQVPVVLDMKPDLISFAAGGNDVLRRTFDPVTLAARFDAVIGELRATGADVLLFRFADLTAHLPGQRLMGPRVQLVNRAVGETAQRHGAMLVDLYADDEFRNPLMWSVDRLHLSEIGHRRVAAHVLTALGVDADADWLLVPPVPAPTPWLAARRADLRWAGQHLAPWIRRRLTGRSSGDTVTAKRPLLTPFTDRRAPGR, from the coding sequence GTGCGCTGGCGCAGTTATGTGGCGGTCGGGGACAGCTTCACCGAGGGCATGGACGACCCGTACCCGGACGGGACCTTCCGGGGTTGGGCGGATCTGGTCGCTACCCGGCTCGCCGCCGAGGCCGGTCCGGACTTCGGGTACGCCAACCTCGCGATCCGGGGTCGGCTCTTCCCCGCCGTGGTGGCCGAGCAGGTGCCGGTCGTCCTCGACATGAAACCCGACCTGATCAGCTTCGCCGCCGGCGGCAACGACGTACTGCGCCGGACCTTCGACCCGGTCACGCTGGCCGCCCGCTTCGACGCGGTGATCGGTGAACTCCGTGCCACCGGCGCCGACGTGCTGTTGTTCCGGTTCGCCGACCTGACGGCGCACCTGCCCGGCCAGCGGCTCATGGGACCCCGGGTACAACTGGTCAACCGGGCCGTCGGCGAGACCGCGCAGCGGCACGGTGCGATGCTCGTCGACCTCTACGCCGACGACGAGTTCCGCAACCCGCTGATGTGGAGCGTCGACCGGCTGCACCTGTCGGAGATCGGGCACCGGCGGGTGGCCGCCCACGTGCTGACCGCGCTCGGTGTCGACGCCGACGCGGACTGGCTGCTCGTGCCGCCCGTCCCGGCGCCGACGCCGTGGCTCGCCGCCCGCCGTGCCGACCTGCGCTGGGCCGGGCAGCATCTCGCGCCGTGGATCAGGCGCCGGCTGACCGGGCGTTCCTCCGGTGACACCGTGACCGCGAAACGGCCGCTGCTCACCCCGTTCACCGACCGGCGGGCACCGGGCCGGTAA
- a CDS encoding proline--tRNA ligase → MLLRMSTLFLRTLREDPADAEVASHRLLVRAGYVRRAAPGGYTWLPLGRLVLDRVTRVVREEMAAIGGQEVHFPALLPRGPYETSGRWTEYGDDIFTLRDRRGAEFLLAPTHEEMAALLVRDMFGSHRDYPVTLFQVQTKFRNEARPRAGLLRTREFLMKDAYSFDLSDDGLRAAYDRHRAAYERIFTRLGLDFAVVAATSGAMGGSASEEFLATTAAGEDTYVGCPACGYAANTEAVVTAAPAPGDPAGHPATTVHDTPGTPTITALVAVANERRLGGRTDWTASATLKNVVLAVRRPGTDTDELLVVGVPGDREVDLKRLAAALEPATVAMFDGWADHPELVRGYIGPQVLAELGIRYLVDPRVVTGTAWLTGANEPGRHAVDVVCGRDFTPDGTVEAAEVRVGDPCPGCGSGTLTIRRGIEVGHIFQLGRRYTDAFGIDALGPDGKPVRPTMGCYGIGISRTVAAIAEQHHDERGLIWPAAVAPADVHLVAAGRGDQVAAAGDLAGQLADAGLRVLLDDRLQVSPGVKFTDAELIGVPRVVVVGRRLAEGFVELRVRAGGERVDVPLAEVVSRLAG, encoded by the coding sequence ATGTTGCTGCGGATGTCCACCCTGTTTCTGCGTACGTTGCGCGAGGACCCGGCCGACGCGGAGGTGGCGAGCCACCGGCTGCTGGTCCGGGCCGGCTATGTCCGGCGGGCGGCGCCGGGCGGCTACACCTGGCTGCCGCTGGGCCGGCTGGTGCTCGACCGGGTGACCCGGGTCGTACGCGAGGAGATGGCCGCGATCGGCGGCCAGGAGGTGCACTTCCCGGCGTTGCTCCCGCGTGGACCGTACGAGACCAGCGGCCGCTGGACCGAGTACGGCGACGACATCTTCACGTTGCGGGACCGCCGGGGCGCGGAGTTCCTGCTGGCGCCGACCCACGAGGAGATGGCGGCGCTGCTGGTCCGGGACATGTTCGGCTCGCACCGGGACTATCCGGTGACGCTGTTCCAGGTGCAGACGAAGTTCCGCAACGAGGCGCGGCCGCGCGCCGGGCTGCTGCGCACCCGTGAGTTCCTGATGAAGGACGCGTACTCGTTCGACCTGTCCGACGACGGCCTGCGGGCGGCGTACGACCGGCACCGGGCGGCGTACGAACGGATCTTCACCCGGCTCGGGCTGGACTTCGCGGTGGTCGCGGCGACGTCGGGGGCGATGGGCGGTTCGGCGTCGGAGGAGTTCCTGGCGACCACGGCGGCCGGCGAGGACACCTACGTCGGCTGCCCGGCCTGCGGGTATGCGGCGAACACCGAGGCGGTGGTGACGGCGGCCCCGGCACCCGGTGATCCGGCCGGCCACCCGGCGACGACCGTCCACGACACCCCGGGCACCCCGACGATCACCGCGCTGGTCGCGGTGGCCAACGAGCGGCGGCTCGGCGGCCGGACCGACTGGACGGCCTCGGCCACCCTGAAGAACGTGGTGCTGGCCGTCCGCCGGCCCGGCACCGACACCGACGAACTGCTGGTCGTCGGGGTGCCCGGCGACCGCGAGGTGGACCTGAAGCGGCTCGCCGCCGCACTCGAACCGGCGACCGTGGCGATGTTCGACGGCTGGGCCGACCATCCCGAACTGGTCCGCGGCTACATCGGTCCGCAGGTGCTGGCCGAGCTCGGCATCCGCTATCTGGTCGATCCCCGGGTGGTCACCGGCACGGCATGGCTGACCGGCGCCAACGAGCCGGGCCGGCACGCGGTCGACGTGGTGTGCGGTCGGGACTTCACGCCGGACGGCACGGTCGAGGCGGCCGAGGTACGCGTCGGCGACCCCTGCCCGGGCTGCGGCTCCGGCACGCTGACCATCCGGCGGGGCATCGAGGTCGGGCACATCTTTCAGCTCGGCCGGCGCTACACCGACGCCTTCGGGATCGACGCACTCGGCCCGGACGGCAAGCCGGTACGGCCCACGATGGGCTGCTACGGGATCGGCATCTCCCGCACGGTGGCCGCGATCGCCGAGCAGCACCACGACGAGCGGGGACTGATCTGGCCGGCGGCGGTCGCGCCGGCCGACGTACACCTGGTGGCCGCCGGCCGGGGCGACCAGGTCGCGGCCGCGGGCGACCTGGCGGGTCAGCTCGCCGACGCCGGCCTACGGGTGCTGCTCGACGACCGGCTCCAGGTGTCACCGGGGGTGAAGTTCACCGACGCCGAGCTGATCGGTGTGCCGCGCGTCGTGGTCGTCGGCCGCCGGCTCGCCGAGGGATTCGTCGAACTGCGGGTCCGGGCCGGTGGGGAGCGGGTGGACGTCCCGCTCGCCGAGGTGGTGTCCCGGCTGGCCGGCTGA
- a CDS encoding dTDP-4-dehydrorhamnose 3,5-epimerase has translation MPYGHRRGWGERVKATELSISGAWEFVPQRFADDRGSFHVWYDATVFSAALGFEFAVAQTNHSVSRRGVIRGIHWADVPPGQGKYVYCPRGALLDVVVDLRVGSPTFGAHEFVRLDDAEGRALYLAEGLGHGFVALEDDTVLSYLCSTGYNPARERIVNVFDEELALPWPAIAPPILSERDTGGPRLAELRAAGLLPDYADCLAHYRTLRGEA, from the coding sequence GTGCCGTACGGGCACCGGCGCGGATGGGGTGAACGGGTGAAGGCCACCGAACTGTCGATCTCCGGCGCGTGGGAGTTCGTACCCCAGCGGTTCGCCGACGACCGGGGCAGCTTCCACGTCTGGTACGACGCCACCGTCTTCTCCGCCGCGCTCGGCTTCGAGTTCGCCGTGGCCCAGACCAACCACAGCGTCTCCCGGCGCGGCGTGATCCGCGGCATCCACTGGGCCGACGTGCCACCCGGCCAGGGCAAGTACGTCTACTGCCCACGCGGCGCACTGCTCGACGTGGTCGTCGACCTGCGGGTCGGCTCGCCGACGTTCGGCGCGCACGAGTTCGTCCGGCTCGACGACGCCGAGGGGCGGGCACTCTATCTCGCCGAAGGGCTCGGCCACGGCTTCGTCGCGCTCGAGGACGACACCGTACTCAGTTATCTGTGCTCCACCGGATACAACCCGGCCCGGGAGCGGATCGTGAACGTGTTCGACGAGGAGCTGGCCCTGCCGTGGCCGGCGATCGCTCCGCCGATCCTGTCCGAGCGCGACACCGGCGGGCCGCGGCTCGCCGAACTGCGTGCCGCCGGGCTGCTCCCGGACTACGCCGACTGTCTCGCCCACTACCGGACCCTGCGCGGCGAAGCCTGA